The Gemmata palustris genome includes a region encoding these proteins:
- a CDS encoding AAA family ATPase, with the protein MPPSAPAVAAPIRHLSIRVPWHDAGWAGTVCDDPTANTACLVLKRIGAERDDAAEQTARGKPLTVLSEQDLPCCASERGFFMAPFELTRTKTHPYAEWSDQHAHFRPTPFRHPPYSADVVPFRWMFKPERWTDPKKPNEPDFRDYLRLDLDPVREPELKMKSDIWMQQRDNHLASLDAFFAPVRPDQSLCFFYAKRTPLSDDPRRVIVGVGRVKHVGDAHEYAYGVPAAKAPLRSMLWERMVQHTIRPRGKDGADGFDGGFLLPYHQALAHAAAHPEFDPAAVLAFAPDDRRDEFSYVSEQVSHDAAIGGLLACAAALREAAKHLPGPWDRYQKWIDFELARLWTLRGPCPGLGAALTAFGIELGTLVAHALAPQVGDNVDPWPVVEKMFDSPTKLLPAPLAKQIDKDTRAEWKGLPADRRGLLKLLSRFELSPEQAAVLYEPSERHPAGIDCTDADILDNPYRLFEATRLTARPISLSTVDRGVFPDPVVADKHPLPERTRLDTGTDVRRVRAWVVQTLEEAAGNGDTLLPRDEIIAAVRGRELRPGCQVTTDRMTLAEKSFAPEVDVAPLHDGQAAFQLRRMKECGAVIRTAVEKRTKGKPHAVAADWPAVLATALGPVNPGDARDVRARQEKAAALGVLATARFAVLIGPAGTGKTTLLAALCGQPDVADGGVLLLAPTGKARVRMQQAAKQKNLNLSGQTVAGFLLDSGRYYPDTGRYRLLGKTGSAVADTVIVDEASMLTEEMLAAVLEAVGGAKRVILVGDHRQLPPIGAGRPFADIVVRLAPAGVEFAFPRVGPGYAELTVRMRQQDKTGRAAADVRLAGWFAGGDPGPGEDDLFAQLNTFGPTDRLQVFSWRTPDECHQLLMTVLQAELKLTGPDDQLAFDKSLGGAESGGLCYFNRSWERDEKKGGVWDAAERWQVLSPVRGQPHGVAGLNRLIHDALRRRNVEFARQRFRKTPEPLGPENIVYGDKVIQVRNQRRYWEVYPDEGCLKYVANGEIGLAVGQFKGPQAKYKGFPWKLEVEFTSQPGFTYGYTDRDFGEEGEAPIELAYALTVHKAQGSEFGTVIVVLPDPCRVLSRELLYTALTRQKDRVVLLVQGDPAFLRRYAAAEHSATARRLTNLFAPPAPVVVRQVRFDDRHIHRTARGELVMSKSEVIIANELLRLKVEYAYEKPLRFGSAERFPDFTIDDPVSGVTVYWEHCGMLADDGYRERWEAKQKWYRANGVLPIEEGGGPNGTLVVTDDDPKTGFDSTRVTEIVTRLGLVTVPYASKSPYFRVVTHDFSGFFAHMGQSLNTLNCVEGHVDSDPRAGQGWRLA; encoded by the coding sequence ATGCCCCCGAGCGCCCCCGCCGTCGCCGCCCCGATCCGCCACCTGTCGATCCGCGTGCCCTGGCACGACGCCGGCTGGGCCGGCACCGTGTGCGACGACCCGACCGCCAACACCGCCTGCCTGGTGCTCAAGCGGATCGGGGCGGAGCGGGACGACGCGGCCGAGCAGACCGCCCGCGGCAAGCCCCTGACCGTGCTGTCGGAACAGGATTTGCCGTGCTGCGCCAGCGAGCGGGGGTTCTTCATGGCACCGTTCGAACTGACTCGGACGAAGACCCACCCTTACGCCGAATGGTCGGACCAGCACGCACACTTCCGCCCGACCCCGTTCCGCCACCCGCCGTACTCGGCCGACGTGGTGCCGTTCCGCTGGATGTTCAAGCCCGAGCGGTGGACGGACCCGAAGAAGCCGAACGAGCCGGACTTCCGCGATTACCTGCGACTCGACCTCGACCCGGTCCGTGAGCCGGAATTGAAGATGAAATCGGACATCTGGATGCAGCAGCGGGACAATCACCTGGCCTCGCTCGACGCCTTCTTTGCCCCGGTCCGCCCGGATCAGTCGCTCTGCTTCTTCTACGCCAAGCGGACGCCGCTCTCGGACGACCCGCGGCGAGTGATCGTCGGCGTCGGGCGGGTGAAGCACGTCGGCGATGCCCACGAGTACGCCTACGGCGTGCCGGCGGCCAAGGCCCCGCTGCGGTCCATGCTGTGGGAGCGGATGGTGCAGCACACCATCCGCCCGCGGGGGAAGGACGGGGCAGACGGGTTCGACGGCGGGTTCCTCCTGCCCTACCACCAGGCCCTCGCACACGCGGCGGCGCACCCGGAATTCGACCCGGCGGCGGTGCTGGCGTTCGCCCCCGACGACCGGCGGGACGAGTTCAGCTACGTGAGCGAGCAGGTGTCGCACGACGCCGCCATCGGCGGGCTGCTCGCCTGTGCCGCCGCACTGCGGGAGGCGGCGAAACACTTGCCGGGGCCGTGGGACCGCTACCAGAAGTGGATCGACTTCGAGCTGGCCCGGCTGTGGACCCTCCGCGGCCCGTGCCCCGGTCTGGGGGCGGCGTTGACCGCGTTCGGCATCGAACTGGGCACGCTGGTCGCCCACGCCCTGGCCCCGCAGGTCGGCGACAACGTCGATCCGTGGCCGGTGGTGGAGAAGATGTTCGACTCCCCGACCAAACTGCTCCCTGCCCCGCTCGCCAAGCAGATCGACAAGGACACGCGGGCGGAGTGGAAGGGGTTACCGGCCGACCGACGCGGCCTGCTCAAACTGCTCAGCCGGTTCGAGTTGTCGCCGGAGCAGGCGGCAGTGCTGTACGAACCGTCCGAGCGGCATCCGGCGGGGATCGACTGCACCGACGCCGACATCCTTGACAACCCGTACCGGCTGTTCGAGGCCACCCGACTGACCGCCCGCCCGATCAGTCTGTCCACCGTGGACCGCGGGGTGTTCCCCGATCCGGTGGTGGCCGACAAGCACCCGCTGCCCGAGCGGACCCGCCTGGACACCGGCACCGACGTCCGGCGGGTGCGGGCGTGGGTGGTGCAGACGCTCGAAGAGGCGGCCGGCAACGGCGACACGCTGTTGCCGCGAGACGAGATCATCGCTGCCGTCCGCGGCCGCGAGTTGCGGCCGGGCTGCCAGGTCACCACCGACCGCATGACCCTGGCCGAGAAGTCGTTCGCCCCGGAGGTGGACGTGGCGCCGCTGCACGACGGACAGGCGGCGTTTCAGCTTCGCCGCATGAAGGAGTGCGGAGCGGTCATCCGCACGGCGGTCGAGAAGCGGACGAAGGGGAAACCGCACGCCGTCGCGGCCGACTGGCCGGCCGTTCTTGCAACCGCCCTCGGCCCGGTGAACCCGGGCGACGCACGTGACGTTCGGGCTCGGCAGGAGAAAGCGGCGGCGCTCGGTGTGCTGGCGACCGCCCGGTTCGCCGTCCTCATCGGTCCGGCCGGCACCGGCAAGACCACCCTACTCGCCGCCCTGTGCGGGCAACCGGACGTGGCTGACGGCGGGGTGCTGCTGCTCGCCCCCACCGGCAAGGCACGGGTGCGGATGCAGCAGGCGGCCAAGCAGAAGAACCTGAATCTGTCCGGGCAAACGGTGGCCGGGTTCCTACTCGACTCAGGGCGATACTACCCGGACACCGGGCGTTATCGGCTACTCGGCAAAACCGGCTCGGCGGTGGCGGACACGGTGATCGTGGACGAAGCCTCCATGCTCACCGAGGAGATGCTGGCGGCGGTGCTGGAGGCGGTGGGCGGGGCGAAGCGGGTGATCCTGGTGGGCGACCACCGCCAACTCCCGCCCATCGGGGCCGGGCGGCCGTTCGCCGACATCGTGGTACGGTTGGCCCCGGCAGGGGTAGAGTTCGCCTTTCCGCGGGTCGGGCCGGGGTACGCGGAACTGACGGTGCGGATGCGGCAACAGGACAAGACCGGCAGGGCGGCGGCGGACGTGCGTCTGGCCGGCTGGTTTGCCGGCGGCGACCCAGGCCCCGGCGAGGACGACCTGTTCGCCCAGTTGAACACGTTCGGCCCGACGGACCGGCTCCAAGTGTTCTCCTGGCGGACGCCGGACGAATGTCACCAACTCCTGATGACGGTGCTCCAGGCCGAACTGAAGCTGACCGGACCGGACGACCAACTCGCCTTCGACAAGTCGCTCGGCGGGGCCGAGTCGGGCGGGCTGTGTTACTTCAACCGCTCGTGGGAGAGGGACGAAAAGAAGGGCGGGGTGTGGGACGCGGCTGAGCGGTGGCAGGTGCTCAGCCCGGTGCGGGGGCAGCCGCACGGGGTGGCCGGGCTGAACCGACTCATCCACGACGCCCTCCGCCGGCGGAACGTGGAGTTCGCCCGCCAACGGTTCCGCAAAACACCCGAGCCGCTCGGCCCGGAGAACATCGTCTACGGGGACAAGGTGATTCAGGTGCGGAACCAGCGGCGGTACTGGGAAGTGTACCCGGACGAGGGGTGCTTGAAGTACGTAGCGAACGGAGAGATCGGGCTGGCCGTCGGGCAGTTCAAGGGCCCCCAGGCGAAGTACAAGGGGTTCCCGTGGAAACTGGAGGTGGAGTTCACCTCGCAGCCGGGGTTCACCTACGGGTACACCGACCGCGACTTCGGCGAAGAGGGAGAAGCCCCGATCGAGCTGGCCTACGCGCTCACCGTGCACAAGGCGCAGGGGAGCGAGTTCGGCACGGTGATCGTGGTACTACCCGACCCGTGCCGGGTCCTCTCCCGCGAGCTGCTGTACACCGCCCTCACCCGCCAGAAGGACCGCGTGGTGCTGCTGGTCCAGGGCGACCCGGCCTTCCTCCGCCGGTACGCCGCCGCCGAACACTCGGCAACCGCTCGGCGGCTGACCAACCTCTTCGCCCCGCCCGCCCCGGTGGTGGTCCGCCAGGTGCGGTTCGACGACCGGCACATCCACCGCACCGCCCGCGGCGAACTGGTCATGTCCAAGTCGGAGGTGATCATCGCCAACGAACTTCTCCGGCTGAAGGTCGAGTACGCCTACGAGAAACCGCTGCGGTTCGGGAGCGCGGAGCGGTTCCCGGACTTCACCATCGACGACCCGGTGAGCGGAGTGACGGTGTACTGGGAACACTGCGGGATGCTGGCCGACGACGGCTACCGGGAGCGTTGGGAGGCGAAACAGAAGTGGTATCGGGCGAACG